Proteins encoded by one window of Cyanobium sp. NS01:
- a CDS encoding class I SAM-dependent methyltransferase: MSDRILDHYTDKPPSLSNTIGIFKGEWSSAIPGCPDGGRAPLFSDPRADYWIKKTNELFGSSLTSESINALELGPLEGAHSYMFSNAGWNVTSIESNSRAFLKTLIIYNEFNLHAKALYGDFIPYLKNPSTPLFNFIAASGVLYHMKNPLETIDLILSKCLSVGIWTHFYDESLTSLWPNRWSQIELSAGGTTYPAFKQFYGQGQKDQSFCGGGQEYSIWVQKDDILTRLSDHGFDIDIHSCQMDHPNGPCMTLFAHSKHKPPQ; this comes from the coding sequence ATGTCAGACAGGATTCTGGATCACTACACGGACAAGCCACCATCTCTGTCCAATACAATTGGCATCTTTAAAGGCGAGTGGAGCTCTGCCATACCAGGCTGTCCAGATGGTGGAAGAGCGCCACTCTTTTCTGACCCACGCGCAGACTATTGGATCAAGAAAACAAATGAGTTGTTTGGCAGCTCGCTTACCTCAGAATCAATTAATGCACTCGAGCTGGGGCCGCTGGAGGGGGCACATTCCTATATGTTCTCCAATGCAGGCTGGAATGTTACTTCAATTGAAAGCAATTCCAGGGCGTTTCTAAAAACACTAATCATTTATAATGAATTCAATCTCCATGCCAAGGCGCTCTACGGTGATTTTATCCCTTATCTAAAGAATCCCAGCACACCTCTATTCAATTTTATTGCTGCCAGTGGCGTTCTCTATCACATGAAAAATCCCTTGGAGACAATTGACCTCATCCTGTCTAAATGTCTATCTGTGGGAATATGGACTCATTTCTATGATGAGTCATTGACAAGTCTTTGGCCTAATCGATGGAGCCAAATCGAACTCAGTGCAGGTGGCACAACTTACCCGGCATTTAAGCAATTCTATGGTCAAGGACAAAAAGATCAATCCTTCTGTGGCGGTGGTCAAGAGTATTCAATATGGGTTCAAAAGGACGACATCCTAACTCGCTTAAGCGATCATGGTTTTGACATAGATATACATTCCTGTCAAATGGATCATCCCAATGGACCTTGCATGACTCTATTTGCGCACTCGAAGCACAAGCCTCCCCAGTAA
- a CDS encoding DUF2062 domain-containing protein, translated as MALRPPQFQPLAPAVRAIQRAIQWLWQQEGSPGQRARGLAAGVFCGCFPFFGLQTLLGVALASLVRGNHLLAAAGTWISNPFTYLPLYWLNFKLGSVFLGPGQGWPGMESLRSEAIWQLGWAFASRMLLGSLVVGLAAGPLGGWLYWRWLLQTGGQADPQVPRPPTG; from the coding sequence ATGGCGCTGCGTCCACCCCAGTTTCAACCGCTTGCCCCCGCGGTGCGTGCCATCCAGCGGGCGATCCAGTGGCTGTGGCAGCAGGAGGGCAGCCCCGGTCAGCGGGCCAGGGGGCTGGCGGCGGGGGTGTTCTGCGGCTGCTTTCCGTTCTTCGGGCTGCAGACCCTGCTGGGGGTGGCCCTGGCGAGCCTGGTGCGGGGCAACCACCTGCTCGCCGCCGCGGGCACCTGGATCAGCAACCCCTTCACCTACCTGCCCCTCTATTGGCTCAACTTCAAGCTGGGAAGTGTGTTCCTGGGGCCGGGCCAGGGCTGGCCGGGCATGGAGAGCCTGCGCAGTGAGGCGATCTGGCAGCTGGGCTGGGCTTTTGCGAGCCGCATGTTGCTGGGATCCCTGGTGGTGGGTCTCGCCGCCGGGCCCCTGGGCGGCTGGCTCTACTGGCGCTGGCTGCTGCAGACAGGCGGCCAGGCTGATCCCCAAGTCCCACGGCCGCCCACAGGTTGA
- a CDS encoding heparin lyase I family protein, which yields MPKATTTRLSGNGEILNRHPIARNIPPGPSARLGSGGNYREAGSPDLLGKYQGAFSPVTIAQEGSNRFLRFSVSGQGRGGKDRAELSQQGYYRAGRRSLQANFRLRIPEGSGVSNNSFYLMQLWQLGGRNPFAGLRMRRGESHEVDFITKSANGGSRQLNKVARFSLVPGQWHNFQMRFRFRPGRNSTMSVAADGIQIGSWRGRAGTPNVQPIPNRGPTPYYRFKFGIYKRNEPSAGTFTTHFDDMLVGTL from the coding sequence GTGCCGAAAGCCACCACGACCCGCCTCAGTGGCAACGGTGAGATTCTCAACCGCCACCCCATTGCGCGGAACATCCCGCCGGGGCCGAGCGCTCGCCTGGGCAGCGGAGGCAACTACCGCGAAGCCGGTTCCCCTGATCTGTTGGGCAAATACCAGGGCGCCTTCTCACCGGTAACCATTGCTCAGGAGGGCAGCAACCGCTTTCTGCGCTTCAGTGTCAGCGGTCAGGGCAGAGGCGGCAAAGACCGCGCCGAGCTCAGCCAGCAGGGGTATTACAGGGCCGGCCGCCGCAGCCTGCAGGCCAACTTCCGGTTGCGGATTCCAGAGGGCAGCGGGGTGTCCAACAACTCCTTCTATCTGATGCAGCTCTGGCAGCTGGGGGGTAGGAACCCGTTCGCGGGCCTCCGCATGCGACGCGGGGAATCCCATGAGGTGGACTTCATCACCAAGTCGGCGAATGGCGGCTCCCGCCAGCTCAACAAGGTTGCTCGCTTCAGCTTAGTGCCGGGGCAATGGCACAACTTCCAGATGCGCTTTCGCTTTCGTCCCGGCCGCAACAGCACCATGAGCGTGGCCGCCGATGGCATTCAGATCGGAAGCTGGAGGGGCCGGGCAGGAACACCCAACGTGCAGCCGATCCCCAACCGCGGCCCCACCCCTTACTACCGCTTCAAGTTCGGGATCTACAAGCGCAACGAGCCCAGCGCCGGCACGTTCACCACCCACTTCGACGACATGCTGGTGGGAACGCTCTGA
- a CDS encoding ABC transporter ATP-binding protein: protein MTEPVLCFKDLVVRYPGAPSPTLDGLVLELHPGQTLALVGPSGCGKSTVARAALQLLPEGSQCSGSLSLGGQDPRQLGRAALRRLRGEAVGLVFQDPMTRLNPLLTVGDHLTDTLAAHRPGWRRRALRQRAEDLLQRVGISAERFDNYPHAFSGGMRQRLAIALAMALRPPLVIADEPTTSLDVAVAGQVMAELTQLCREAGSALLLISHDLAMAGRWCDQIAVLDQGRLIEQAPARQLLLEPQAPLSQRLVARAREREAAGARPPGERQRLLEIEALRCWHPLPSAPWRPRWLKAVDGVSLEVSRGETVGIVGASGCGKSTLCRALMGLTAVRGGAVRLDGIDLRQLRGESLRQARRGLQMVFQDPLACLNPQMTVADAVADPLRIHGLASRPAARQRARELLAAVGLNPPEAFEQRLPRQLSGGQQQRVAIARALILEPRVLLCDESVSMLDAEVQADVLALLRDLQQRLGLGLLFVTHDLSVAGGFCHRVIVLEGGRIVEQGPGAELLRHPKAAITRTLVEACPRLPQAG from the coding sequence ATGACTGAGCCCGTGCTGTGTTTCAAGGACCTGGTGGTCCGCTATCCAGGCGCGCCGAGCCCCACCCTCGACGGCCTGGTCCTGGAGCTGCATCCCGGCCAGACCCTCGCCCTGGTGGGCCCCTCCGGCTGTGGCAAGAGCACCGTGGCCCGGGCCGCCCTGCAGCTGCTGCCCGAGGGCAGCCAGTGCAGCGGCAGCCTCAGCCTCGGCGGCCAGGATCCGCGCCAGCTGGGCCGGGCCGCCCTGCGCCGCCTGCGTGGCGAAGCGGTGGGCCTGGTGTTCCAGGATCCGATGACGCGGCTCAATCCGCTGCTGACGGTGGGGGATCACCTCACCGACACCCTGGCGGCCCATCGCCCCGGCTGGAGGCGGCGCGCCCTGCGGCAGCGGGCCGAGGACCTGCTGCAGCGGGTGGGCATCAGCGCGGAGCGCTTTGACAACTACCCCCACGCCTTCAGCGGCGGCATGCGCCAGCGGCTGGCCATTGCCTTGGCCATGGCGCTGAGGCCACCGCTTGTGATCGCCGATGAACCCACCACCAGCCTCGATGTGGCCGTGGCCGGCCAGGTGATGGCCGAGCTCACCCAGCTCTGCCGCGAGGCCGGCAGCGCCCTGCTGCTGATCAGCCACGACCTGGCCATGGCCGGGCGCTGGTGTGACCAGATCGCCGTACTCGACCAGGGCCGCCTGATCGAGCAGGCTCCGGCCCGGCAGCTACTGCTGGAGCCGCAGGCGCCGCTGAGCCAGCGGCTTGTGGCCCGAGCCCGAGAGCGGGAGGCGGCGGGCGCCCGTCCACCGGGTGAGCGGCAGCGGCTGCTGGAGATCGAGGCTCTGCGCTGCTGGCATCCGTTGCCCTCGGCCCCCTGGCGGCCCCGCTGGCTCAAGGCCGTCGATGGGGTGAGCCTGGAGGTGAGCCGCGGCGAGACCGTGGGAATCGTGGGGGCCTCCGGCTGCGGCAAGAGCACCCTCTGCCGGGCCCTGATGGGCCTCACCGCCGTGCGGGGCGGGGCGGTGCGCCTGGATGGCATCGACCTGCGGCAGCTGCGCGGCGAATCGCTGCGGCAGGCCCGCCGCGGCCTTCAGATGGTGTTCCAGGACCCCCTCGCCTGCCTCAATCCCCAGATGACGGTGGCTGACGCCGTGGCCGACCCCCTGCGCATCCACGGCCTGGCCAGCCGGCCGGCGGCCCGGCAGCGGGCCCGGGAGCTGCTGGCGGCGGTGGGCCTGAACCCGCCGGAGGCATTTGAGCAGCGGCTGCCGCGCCAGCTCTCCGGTGGCCAGCAACAGCGGGTGGCGATCGCCCGGGCGTTGATCCTGGAGCCCAGGGTGTTGCTCTGCGACGAGAGCGTGAGCATGCTCGATGCCGAGGTGCAGGCCGATGTGCTGGCCCTGCTGCGGGATCTGCAGCAGCGGCTTGGGCTGGGTCTGCTGTTCGTGACCCACGACCTCTCGGTGGCCGGCGGCTTCTGCCACCGGGTGATCGTGCTGGAGGGCGGCAGGATCGTGGAGCAGGGCCCGGGGGCAGAGCTGCTGCGTCATCCCAAGGCTGCCATCACCCGCACCCTGGTGGAGGCCTGCCCGCGGCTGCCCCAGGCCGGCTGA
- a CDS encoding bifunctional (p)ppGpp synthetase/guanosine-3',5'-bis(diphosphate) 3'-pyrophosphohydrolase, with translation MLRAVSDLNPPLERTDAPGPETDHPAVGGLETPAVTADPSAQSKRQSELQASLESLGTAPCLDLAIGPPAARALPKPRPIHSPDDYGVPLPEWLQHCIEHAPPGDGQSCPTDAEALLASAFDFAYQLHEGQYRACGDPYIVHPIAVADLLRDIGASASVIAAGFLHDVVEDTEVTPEEVEQHFGAEVRALVEGVTKLGGIHFTNKTEAQAENLRRMFLAMASDIRVVLVKLADRLHNMRTLGALKPEKQLRIARETREIYAPLANRLGIGRLKWELEDLAFKILEPEAYRDVQLQVATKRSEREERLQVTVQLLRDKLAAVGLSACEVSGRPKHLYGIWSKMQRQQKAFHEIYDVAALRILCPSLDGCYRSLAVVHDTFRPIPGRFKDYIGLPKPNGYQSLHTAVIGRHRPIEVQIRTAEMHQVAEYGIAAHWKYKEGGSPAALGNDAERFNWLRQLVDWQKDGGAQDSNDYLASIKEDLFDEEVFVFTPNGDVVGLRKGSTAVDFAFRIHSEVGNHCQGARINDRLCPLATPLQNGDFVQILTAKAAHPSLDWLNFVATPTARNRIRAWYKKSHREANIQRGTEMLERELGREGFDALLNGEAMAKVARRCNLISTDDLLANLGFGGVTLHQVLNRLREELRLANSAAAPVLSNEELARSVKNQACPPTATASPIGPGASSAILGLEGLDYRLGGCCSPLPGEAILAAVALGNHGITIHRQDCANVHQVPPERRLPVRWNPTSDQEKRRYPVQLRIEVLDRVGVLKDILMRLSDHRINVSDARVRTTPGKPARIELRVELSGAHQLSGTINQIASMADVLDICRTGIG, from the coding sequence ATGCTCCGCGCGGTTTCCGATCTGAACCCCCCGCTGGAGCGCACCGACGCCCCGGGCCCAGAGACGGATCACCCGGCTGTGGGTGGTCTCGAAACCCCTGCAGTGACTGCCGACCCGTCAGCGCAGTCCAAGCGTCAGTCAGAGCTGCAGGCCAGCCTGGAGAGCCTGGGGACGGCCCCATGCCTCGACCTCGCCATCGGGCCTCCGGCGGCCCGGGCGCTCCCCAAGCCACGCCCGATCCACAGTCCGGACGACTACGGCGTGCCGCTGCCGGAGTGGCTCCAGCACTGCATCGAGCACGCCCCTCCTGGCGACGGCCAGTCGTGTCCCACCGACGCCGAGGCCCTGCTGGCCTCCGCCTTTGACTTCGCCTACCAACTCCACGAGGGCCAGTACCGGGCCTGCGGCGATCCCTACATCGTGCACCCGATTGCGGTGGCCGATCTGCTGCGGGACATCGGCGCCAGCGCCAGTGTGATCGCGGCCGGCTTCCTCCACGACGTGGTGGAGGACACCGAGGTGACGCCCGAGGAGGTGGAGCAGCACTTCGGCGCCGAGGTGCGCGCCCTGGTGGAGGGGGTGACCAAGCTCGGCGGCATCCACTTCACCAACAAAACCGAGGCCCAGGCCGAAAACCTGCGGCGGATGTTCCTGGCCATGGCCAGCGACATCCGCGTCGTGCTGGTGAAACTGGCCGACCGGCTGCACAACATGCGCACCCTCGGGGCGCTGAAACCCGAGAAGCAGCTGCGCATCGCCCGCGAAACGCGCGAGATCTACGCCCCCCTGGCCAACAGGCTCGGCATCGGCCGGCTCAAGTGGGAACTGGAGGATCTGGCCTTCAAGATCCTGGAGCCCGAGGCGTATCGCGACGTGCAGCTGCAGGTGGCCACCAAGCGCAGTGAGCGCGAGGAGCGACTGCAGGTCACGGTGCAGTTGCTGCGCGACAAGCTCGCCGCCGTGGGGCTCTCGGCCTGCGAGGTGAGCGGCCGCCCCAAGCACCTCTATGGCATCTGGAGCAAGATGCAGCGCCAGCAGAAGGCCTTCCACGAGATCTACGACGTGGCCGCCCTGCGCATTCTCTGCCCCAGCCTCGATGGCTGCTACCGCTCCCTGGCGGTGGTGCACGACACCTTCCGGCCGATCCCCGGACGCTTCAAGGACTACATCGGCCTGCCCAAGCCGAATGGCTATCAGTCGTTGCACACGGCGGTAATCGGCCGCCATCGGCCGATCGAGGTGCAGATCCGCACTGCCGAGATGCACCAGGTAGCGGAATACGGCATCGCTGCCCACTGGAAATACAAAGAAGGCGGTTCACCTGCTGCCCTCGGCAACGACGCCGAGCGCTTCAACTGGCTGCGCCAGCTGGTGGACTGGCAAAAAGATGGTGGCGCCCAGGACAGCAACGACTACCTCGCCTCGATCAAGGAAGACCTCTTCGATGAGGAGGTGTTCGTGTTCACCCCCAACGGCGATGTGGTGGGCCTGCGCAAGGGTTCCACGGCGGTGGATTTTGCCTTCCGCATTCACTCCGAGGTGGGCAACCACTGCCAGGGGGCACGCATCAACGACCGCCTCTGCCCCCTGGCCACGCCGCTCCAGAACGGCGACTTCGTGCAGATCCTCACCGCCAAGGCGGCCCACCCGAGCCTCGACTGGCTCAACTTCGTGGCCACCCCCACGGCCCGCAACCGGATCCGGGCCTGGTACAAGAAAAGCCATCGCGAGGCCAACATCCAGCGCGGCACCGAGATGCTGGAGCGGGAGCTGGGCCGGGAGGGCTTCGATGCCCTGCTCAACGGCGAGGCGATGGCCAAGGTAGCCCGCCGCTGCAACCTGATCAGCACCGACGACCTGCTCGCCAACCTCGGCTTCGGCGGGGTGACCCTGCACCAGGTGCTCAACCGCCTGCGCGAGGAGCTGCGCCTCGCCAACAGCGCTGCCGCCCCGGTGCTCAGCAACGAGGAACTGGCCCGCTCCGTGAAAAACCAGGCCTGCCCGCCCACCGCCACGGCCAGCCCGATCGGCCCCGGAGCCTCCAGCGCCATCCTGGGGCTTGAGGGCCTCGACTACCGGCTGGGCGGTTGCTGCAGTCCCCTGCCGGGGGAAGCGATTCTGGCGGCGGTGGCCCTCGGCAACCACGGCATCACAATTCACCGCCAGGACTGCGCCAACGTGCACCAGGTGCCGCCCGAGCGCCGCCTACCCGTGCGCTGGAACCCCACCTCCGACCAGGAGAAGCGCCGCTATCCGGTGCAGCTGCGCATCGAGGTGCTCGATCGGGTGGGCGTGCTCAAGGACATCCTGATGCGCCTCTCCGACCACCGCATCAACGTGAGCGACGCCCGGGTGCGCACCACCCCCGGCAAGCCGGCCCGCATTGAACTGCGGGTGGAACTCAGCGGCGCCCACCAGCTCAGCGGCACCATCAACCAGATCGCCTCGATGGCGGATGTGCTCGACATCTGTCGGACGGGGATTGGCTGA
- a CDS encoding RluA family pseudouridine synthase yields MAAFGEGAGELLTLSYPKPLPMRLDRWLVAQRPEQSRARIQKFIEAGYVRVNGITGRAKTPLRLGDQVELWMPPPEPLPYLVAQEMPLDVLYEDAHLIVLNKPAGLTVHPAPGNRDGTLVNGLLHHCPDLPGIGGELRPGIVHRLDKDTTGCIVVAKSQEALVKLQVQIQKRIASRHYLGVVHGQPRADHGTVIGAIGRHPVDRKKYAVVSDASGRHACTHWSVQERLGDFALLRFQLDTGRTHQIRVHAAHIGHPIVGDPAYSRCRRLPVALPGQALHAVQLSLDHPISRERLVCEAPLPAAFERLLEQLRGRLR; encoded by the coding sequence ATGGCCGCGTTCGGCGAGGGAGCAGGCGAGCTGCTGACGCTCTCCTATCCGAAGCCGCTGCCGATGCGGCTGGATCGCTGGCTGGTGGCGCAGCGGCCGGAGCAGAGCCGGGCCCGGATCCAGAAGTTCATCGAAGCGGGCTACGTGCGGGTGAATGGGATCACCGGACGGGCCAAGACCCCCCTGCGGCTGGGCGATCAAGTGGAGCTCTGGATGCCACCACCGGAGCCGCTGCCCTACCTGGTGGCCCAGGAGATGCCCCTCGATGTGCTTTACGAGGATGCCCACCTGATCGTGCTCAACAAGCCGGCCGGCCTCACGGTGCATCCGGCGCCCGGCAACAGGGACGGCACCCTGGTGAACGGCCTGCTGCACCACTGCCCCGACCTGCCCGGCATCGGCGGCGAACTGCGCCCCGGCATCGTGCACCGGCTCGACAAGGACACCACCGGCTGCATCGTGGTGGCCAAGAGCCAGGAGGCCCTGGTGAAGCTGCAGGTGCAGATCCAGAAGCGCATCGCCTCCCGCCACTACCTGGGCGTGGTGCACGGCCAACCCCGCGCCGACCACGGCACGGTGATCGGCGCGATCGGCCGCCATCCGGTGGATCGCAAGAAATACGCCGTGGTCAGCGATGCCAGCGGCCGGCACGCCTGCACCCACTGGTCGGTGCAGGAGCGGCTGGGGGATTTCGCGCTGCTGCGCTTCCAGCTCGACACCGGCCGCACCCACCAGATCCGGGTGCACGCCGCCCACATCGGCCATCCGATCGTGGGCGACCCCGCCTACTCCCGCTGCCGGCGCCTGCCCGTGGCCCTGCCGGGTCAGGCCCTGCACGCCGTGCAACTGAGCCTGGATCACCCGATCAGCCGCGAACGCCTGGTGTGTGAGGCACCCCTGCCAGCGGCGTTCGAGCGGCTGCTGGAGCAGCTGCGGGGCAGGCTGCGCTGA
- a CDS encoding YdiU family protein, producing MPPNPLLALPFEPQLEGLGADYWEVVEAAQFPRTQLRFRNDSLLHQIGLNPASVSDADIEAAYGRFEARTPLLALRYHGHQFGTYNPFLGDGRGFLYGQLRDRHGQLQDLGTKGSGTTPWSRGGDGRLTLKGGVREVIAGEALQRLGVTTSRSLSLVETGEDLYRGDEPSPTRSAVMVRLARTHLRFGSCERLLHQRQPRQLERLLQHVVITYYPEVAATEATGEARLLAFYGELVERVARLSAGWMAAGFTHGVLNTDNMSLAGESFDYGPFAFLDRWDPHFTAAYFDHAGLYAYGQQPAVAHQNLRLLQEPLMMLLPRAELEARLERFAPAFDHHYRQLMARRLGLPPAWPGEWDGLGEAPDPLPATLQLLAAWPVGYGSFFAGLAARVAEAGLPSTPDELGPFLAGAPQPPRQPWLAWRDAWWACSHQAANTEANSPDAASAASSIADRLQRWNLPETPVRRVIERLWEAIDQADDWQPFHDWLARTVVKDD from the coding sequence ATGCCCCCCAACCCCCTGCTCGCCCTGCCGTTCGAGCCCCAGCTCGAAGGACTCGGGGCTGACTACTGGGAAGTGGTGGAGGCAGCGCAGTTCCCGCGCACCCAGCTGCGCTTCCGCAACGACTCCCTGTTACACCAAATCGGCCTCAATCCTGCCAGCGTCTCCGACGCCGACATCGAGGCCGCTTACGGCCGCTTCGAGGCGCGCACACCCCTGCTGGCCCTGCGCTACCACGGCCATCAGTTCGGCACCTACAACCCCTTTCTGGGCGATGGCCGTGGCTTTCTCTATGGCCAGCTGCGCGACCGCCATGGCCAGCTGCAGGACCTGGGCACCAAGGGCAGCGGCACCACCCCCTGGAGCCGCGGCGGCGATGGCCGCCTCACCCTCAAGGGGGGCGTGCGGGAGGTGATCGCCGGCGAGGCGCTGCAGCGCCTGGGCGTGACCACCAGCCGCAGCCTCAGCCTGGTGGAAACAGGGGAGGATCTGTACCGGGGCGACGAGCCCTCCCCCACGCGCAGCGCCGTGATGGTGCGCCTGGCCCGGACCCACCTGCGCTTCGGCAGCTGCGAGCGGCTGCTCCATCAACGCCAGCCGCGACAGCTGGAGCGGCTGCTGCAGCATGTGGTGATCACCTACTACCCCGAGGTGGCCGCAACCGAAGCGACTGGGGAGGCGCGGCTGCTGGCCTTTTACGGCGAGCTGGTGGAGCGGGTGGCCCGACTCAGCGCCGGGTGGATGGCCGCCGGCTTCACCCACGGGGTGCTCAACACCGACAACATGTCGCTGGCCGGGGAGAGCTTCGACTACGGCCCCTTCGCCTTCCTCGACCGGTGGGATCCGCACTTCACGGCGGCCTACTTCGATCACGCCGGTCTCTACGCCTACGGCCAGCAACCGGCAGTCGCCCACCAGAACCTGCGCCTGCTGCAGGAGCCCCTGATGATGCTGCTGCCCCGGGCCGAGCTGGAGGCTCGCCTGGAGCGCTTCGCGCCGGCCTTCGACCACCACTACCGCCAGCTGATGGCCAGGCGGCTGGGGCTGCCGCCGGCATGGCCGGGGGAATGGGATGGCCTGGGGGAAGCCCCGGATCCCCTGCCTGCCACCTTGCAACTGCTGGCGGCCTGGCCCGTGGGCTACGGATCCTTCTTCGCCGGGCTGGCGGCGCGGGTGGCAGAGGCAGGCCTGCCGAGTACACCCGATGAGCTGGGGCCCTTCCTGGCGGGGGCCCCGCAGCCGCCCCGGCAGCCTTGGCTGGCCTGGCGTGACGCCTGGTGGGCCTGCAGCCACCAGGCTGCCAACACCGAAGCCAACTCCCCAGACGCGGCCAGCGCGGCCAGCTCGATCGCCGATCGCCTGCAGCGCTGGAACCTGCCCGAAACCCCGGTGCGTCGAGTGATTGAGAGACTCTGGGAGGCGATTGATCAGGCCGACGACTGGCAACCCTTCCACGACTGGCTGGCGCGCACTGTGGTGAAGGACGACTGA
- the mnmE gene encoding tRNA uridine-5-carboxymethylaminomethyl(34) synthesis GTPase MnmE, with translation MTGELELDDEAITASAQGGDTIAAVATAIAPGQGSVAIVRISGPRAEAIGARLFRAPGSQVWDTHRVLYGHVVDPATQERVDEALLLLMRAPRSFTRETVVELHCHGGLVPVQRVLELVLAAGARRAQPGEFSQRAFLNGRLDLTQAEAVSEMITARSRRAAQLAMAGLDGGLQRRIGSLRERLLDQLAELEARVDFEDDLPRLDAAAVVAALVAVQRELEALVLEARQGAALREGLRVAIVGRPNVGKSSLLNRLSHRERAIVTDLPGTTRDLLESELVLDGVPLTLLDTAGIRPTADAVEQLGIARSHEALASADAVLLLFDLQAGWTEEDAALRNLVPEGVPLLLVGNKADLIAPDQAGPPPAQSESVATSPDGVISALTGAGSDALVQQLLRRCGAGDGQGLQVALNARQRDLASEAATALTGSLEAAEQGLPWDFWTIDLRTAVRALGAITGEEVNEAVLDRVFSRFCIGK, from the coding sequence GTGACAGGCGAGCTGGAGCTGGATGACGAAGCGATCACGGCCAGCGCCCAAGGCGGCGACACGATCGCAGCGGTCGCCACGGCGATCGCGCCTGGGCAGGGGAGTGTGGCGATCGTAAGAATCTCCGGCCCCCGGGCCGAGGCCATCGGCGCCCGGCTGTTCCGGGCGCCGGGGTCCCAGGTGTGGGACACCCATCGGGTGCTGTATGGCCACGTGGTGGATCCGGCCACGCAGGAACGGGTGGATGAGGCCCTGCTGCTGCTGATGCGGGCGCCGCGAAGCTTCACCCGCGAAACCGTGGTAGAGCTCCATTGCCATGGCGGCCTGGTGCCGGTGCAGCGGGTGCTGGAGCTGGTGCTGGCCGCCGGGGCCCGCCGGGCCCAGCCCGGGGAATTCAGCCAGCGGGCCTTTCTGAACGGCCGCCTCGATCTCACCCAGGCCGAGGCGGTGAGCGAGATGATCACGGCCCGCAGCCGCCGCGCCGCCCAGCTGGCCATGGCCGGCCTCGATGGCGGCCTGCAGCGCCGTATCGGCAGCCTGCGGGAGCGGCTGCTCGACCAGCTGGCCGAACTGGAAGCCCGGGTCGACTTCGAAGACGACCTCCCCCGCCTCGATGCCGCTGCCGTAGTGGCCGCCCTGGTGGCGGTGCAGCGGGAGCTGGAGGCCCTGGTGCTGGAGGCGCGTCAGGGCGCGGCCCTGCGGGAGGGCCTGCGGGTGGCGATCGTGGGGCGCCCCAATGTGGGCAAGAGCAGCCTGCTCAACCGCCTCAGCCACCGCGAGCGGGCGATCGTGACCGACCTGCCCGGCACCACCCGCGATCTGCTGGAGAGCGAGCTGGTGCTCGACGGCGTGCCGCTCACCCTGCTCGACACCGCCGGCATCCGGCCCACCGCCGACGCCGTGGAGCAGCTCGGCATCGCCCGCAGCCACGAGGCCCTGGCCAGCGCCGATGCGGTGCTTCTCCTGTTCGATCTCCAGGCCGGCTGGACCGAGGAGGACGCCGCCCTGCGGAACCTGGTGCCGGAGGGGGTGCCCCTGCTGCTGGTGGGCAACAAGGCGGATCTGATCGCCCCGGATCAGGCAGGGCCTCCTCCAGCCCAGTCCGAGTCGGTGGCGACAAGCCCCGATGGCGTGATCAGTGCGCTGACCGGCGCCGGCAGCGATGCCCTGGTGCAGCAGCTGCTGCGGCGCTGCGGGGCGGGCGATGGGCAGGGTCTCCAGGTGGCCCTCAACGCCCGTCAGCGCGATCTGGCCAGCGAGGCGGCGACTGCCCTGACGGGCAGCCTGGAGGCCGCCGAGCAGGGGCTGCCCTGGGATTTCTGGACCATCGACCTGCGCACGGCGGTGCGGGCCCTCGGTGCCATCACCGGCGAAGAGGTGAACGAGGCGGTGCTGGATCGGGTGTTCTCGCGCTTCTGCATCGGCAAGTGA